In Streptomyces sp. NBC_00704, a genomic segment contains:
- a CDS encoding replication initiator, translated as MRRPLDLRHVISPGLRDLVELANTDDFDRVTEQVRNLRGCTSPVNLHGWTVTTDQTTKQVVRSYRSEDEPSGRLLTTCGNRRASRCPACSRLYAADTYHLIKAGLSGGKNVAETVRDHPRAFVTLTAPSFGPVHNRPTANVGKPRPCACGESHPQDAPELGTPLRPASYDYTGAVLWNAHAGALWARFTTYLRRALAEHLGMTQKALNAALRVSFAKVAEYQQRGLVHFHAVVRFDGPDGHTTSPPAWATFDALRVAVGLAVERARLTVESDAVGERVIRWGDRFKVDEISALGDGELTDAKVAGYVAKYATKNAEGAGTVDRTLVCRPCAGRGHVRGPDGFRDLCADCDGTGQAESLASLPVQQHARQMIRTAWALGHLPEFADLKLWKWAHMLGFRGHFSSKSRAYSTTLGALRDIRRAWRTAQAEATRSRAGLPVDDENTTLVTASSWTYLSSGYRPGEELLAAQVRHDIAHTQRLKQEGDFS; from the coding sequence ATGCGCCGCCCTCTCGACCTGCGCCACGTCATCAGCCCCGGCCTGCGGGACCTGGTCGAACTGGCCAACACCGACGACTTCGACCGCGTGACGGAACAGGTCCGCAACCTTCGCGGCTGCACCAGTCCCGTCAACCTCCACGGCTGGACGGTCACCACCGACCAGACCACCAAGCAAGTGGTCCGCTCCTACCGCTCCGAGGACGAACCCTCCGGACGCCTCCTCACCACCTGCGGCAACCGCCGCGCCTCCCGCTGCCCCGCCTGCTCCCGCCTCTACGCGGCCGACACCTACCACCTGATCAAGGCCGGACTGTCCGGCGGCAAGAACGTCGCCGAAACCGTCCGCGACCACCCACGCGCCTTCGTCACCCTCACCGCCCCCTCCTTTGGCCCCGTCCACAACCGTCCTACGGCCAACGTGGGCAAGCCCCGCCCCTGCGCGTGCGGCGAGAGCCACCCCCAGGACGCTCCCGAACTCGGCACCCCACTCCGCCCGGCAAGCTACGACTACACCGGCGCCGTTCTGTGGAACGCCCACGCCGGGGCCCTGTGGGCACGCTTCACGACCTACCTGCGCCGCGCCCTCGCCGAGCACCTCGGCATGACACAGAAGGCACTCAACGCGGCCCTCCGCGTCTCCTTCGCCAAAGTCGCCGAGTACCAACAACGCGGCCTGGTCCACTTCCACGCGGTCGTCCGCTTCGACGGTCCCGACGGCCACACCACCTCGCCCCCTGCCTGGGCCACGTTCGACGCCCTCCGGGTCGCCGTCGGCCTGGCGGTCGAGCGGGCCCGGCTCACGGTCGAGTCGGACGCGGTCGGCGAACGCGTCATCCGCTGGGGCGACCGCTTCAAGGTGGACGAGATCTCCGCCCTGGGCGACGGCGAACTCACGGACGCCAAAGTCGCCGGATACGTGGCCAAGTACGCCACCAAGAACGCTGAAGGCGCGGGAACCGTGGACCGGACCCTCGTATGCCGCCCCTGCGCCGGACGCGGCCACGTACGCGGACCTGACGGCTTCCGCGACCTCTGCGCCGACTGCGACGGCACCGGCCAAGCCGAATCCCTCGCCAGCCTCCCCGTCCAGCAGCACGCCCGGCAGATGATCCGTACCGCCTGGGCGCTCGGCCATCTCCCGGAGTTCGCCGACCTCAAGCTCTGGAAGTGGGCGCACATGCTCGGCTTTCGCGGCCACTTCTCCAGCAAGTCGCGCGCCTACTCGACCACCCTCGGCGCGCTCCGCGACATACGCCGGGCCTGGCGCACCGCCCAAGCCGAAGCCACCCGCAGCCGCGCCGGCCTCCCCGTGGACGACGAGAACACCACCCTCGTCACCGCCTCCTCCTGGACCTACCTCAGCAGCGGCTACCGCCCCGGTGAAGAGCTCCTCGCCGCCCAGGTCCGCCACGACATCGCCCACACCCAACGCCTCAAGCAGGAGGGAGATTTCTCATGA
- a CDS encoding IS30 family transposase codes for MRAAGVHRRDAAAQVGVHERTARDWDQGIRQIGHSRLHADGRLIDYTTGVITIVTAASKPSVAAVEAGLHPRFLTVAERELIADMRREGRSLRAIGRALGRPASTVKREIDARAVNGVYRPHQAQRAWAKSRSRPKDSKLAREGALRDFATAKLQERWSPEQICHALLIEFPDDESMRVSPETIYQAIYVQARGGLRREVALALRTGRTRRKPHRSPEQRTRRFVDEMVMISERPPEVEDRAVPGHWEGDLIVGPRSESAIVTLVERSTRYVLLGHLPGGHTAEEVRDVLVPLIQTLPEHLRGSLTWDQGCEMAAHKQFTVATGVPVYFCDPHSPWQRGSNENTNGLLRQYFPKGTDLSAHSPADLEHVAQQLNGRPRKTLGWRTPAERLRDLLTAA; via the coding sequence CTGCGTGCGGCCGGAGTCCATCGCCGCGATGCCGCCGCGCAGGTCGGCGTCCACGAGCGCACCGCTCGGGACTGGGACCAAGGGATCCGGCAGATCGGCCACTCGCGCCTGCATGCAGACGGCCGCCTGATCGACTATACGACCGGTGTGATCACCATCGTTACTGCCGCGTCGAAGCCGTCCGTTGCCGCGGTCGAGGCCGGGCTGCACCCCCGTTTCCTCACCGTGGCCGAGCGGGAGCTGATCGCCGACATGCGCCGTGAGGGCCGCTCGCTGCGCGCGATCGGACGGGCACTCGGCCGGCCGGCCTCCACCGTCAAGCGTGAGATCGACGCCCGTGCGGTCAACGGCGTCTACCGGCCGCACCAAGCCCAGCGGGCATGGGCGAAGAGCCGGTCGCGTCCAAAGGACTCCAAGCTGGCCCGGGAAGGAGCGTTGCGCGACTTCGCTACGGCCAAGCTCCAGGAACGCTGGTCGCCCGAGCAGATCTGCCACGCTCTGCTCATCGAGTTCCCCGACGACGAGAGCATGCGCGTGAGTCCGGAGACGATCTACCAGGCCATCTACGTCCAGGCCCGCGGCGGACTGCGCCGCGAGGTCGCCCTGGCGCTGCGCACCGGACGCACCCGCCGCAAGCCCCACCGCAGCCCGGAGCAGCGCACTCGCCGCTTCGTCGACGAGATGGTGATGATCTCCGAGCGGCCGCCGGAGGTCGAGGACCGGGCTGTTCCTGGCCACTGGGAAGGCGATCTGATCGTCGGCCCCCGCAGCGAGAGCGCGATAGTGACCCTGGTCGAGCGCTCCACCCGCTACGTCCTGCTCGGACATCTGCCCGGCGGGCACACGGCCGAGGAAGTCCGCGATGTGCTGGTGCCGCTGATCCAGACCCTGCCCGAGCACCTGCGTGGCTCGCTGACCTGGGACCAGGGCTGCGAGATGGCCGCGCACAAGCAGTTCACCGTGGCCACCGGCGTGCCAGTCTACTTCTGCGACCCCCACTCGCCCTGGCAGCGCGGATCGAACGAGAACACCAACGGCCTGCTGCGGCAGTACTTCCCCAAAGGCACCGACCTCTCCGCGCACAGTCCCGCAGACCTCGAACACGTTGCCCAGCAACTCAACGGCCGGCCACGCAAAACGCTCGGCTGGAGAACCCCAGCCGAGCGCCTGCGTGATCTACTGACGGCCGCATAA
- a CDS encoding recombinase family protein codes for MTEPTPVTARAMPRARRRKGVPASAPGMRAAIYVRLSRETDETTSPERQRAACEALCEARGWEVVAAEEDIDVSGFSRGLDRPGLQRILTRLAELDVIVFFKIDRLARSTVDFAEIMRLAEHQSVALASATEPLDLTSSMGRAMAKVIAVFAELESDTIGMRVSSAHEHLRREGRYTGGRVPYGYMVVPNPNGAGKVLAVNEDEAKTIKRIVERVLTKDSLMQIINDLNKEGVPSPGHSSRQTTGKRSDSKQWYTTTLRSLLGNPQLLGQVIEDGRPILRTDGLPLVNRPPILDTDTWQMLQDELERRANPGEKRREGTSLLRGIMHCGVCGERMYTFSGRNGQLRYRCIGPLKYRQRAARGEEKQGVKCYGPTVAGVTTEEYVTEQFLTKYGHLSVMRMVQEVGEDFRPQIRQAEEALADLQKDRYDRGLFKGDDGAIRYAEQYAKLEERLVTLKERQRTAKPGGVKAEPTGETHAEQWKRSDVAGKRDLLLNAGGYVEVAPARRGGKKLDTSRLSVYFGEEGHMRRAAAAKESERETEVADSQV; via the coding sequence ATGACAGAACCAACGCCTGTCACAGCACGGGCTATGCCCCGTGCCCGACGCCGGAAGGGCGTCCCGGCCAGCGCGCCGGGGATGCGCGCCGCTATCTATGTTCGCCTATCGCGCGAAACCGACGAGACGACTTCGCCTGAACGCCAGCGCGCGGCCTGTGAAGCGTTGTGCGAGGCACGCGGCTGGGAGGTCGTGGCCGCCGAGGAGGACATCGACGTCTCGGGCTTCTCGCGTGGGCTCGACCGGCCGGGACTGCAACGCATCCTGACCAGGCTCGCCGAGCTGGACGTGATCGTGTTCTTCAAGATCGACCGGCTTGCGCGCTCGACGGTCGACTTCGCGGAGATCATGCGACTCGCTGAGCACCAGAGCGTTGCGCTCGCGTCGGCGACGGAGCCGCTCGACCTCACGTCGTCCATGGGCCGGGCCATGGCGAAGGTGATCGCGGTCTTCGCCGAGCTGGAGTCCGACACCATCGGCATGCGGGTGTCCAGCGCGCACGAGCACCTGCGCCGCGAGGGCCGCTACACCGGCGGTCGGGTCCCGTACGGGTACATGGTCGTCCCCAACCCCAACGGGGCGGGCAAGGTCCTTGCCGTCAACGAGGACGAAGCCAAGACGATCAAGCGGATCGTGGAGCGGGTCCTGACCAAGGACTCGCTCATGCAGATCATCAACGACCTCAACAAGGAGGGTGTCCCGTCGCCCGGCCACTCCTCACGCCAGACCACGGGCAAGCGCAGCGACTCCAAGCAGTGGTACACGACGACGCTGCGGAGCTTGCTGGGCAACCCCCAGTTGCTCGGCCAGGTAATCGAGGACGGAAGGCCGATCCTGCGGACGGACGGCCTGCCGCTGGTCAACCGGCCGCCGATCCTCGACACGGACACCTGGCAGATGCTCCAGGACGAGTTGGAGCGCCGGGCCAACCCAGGTGAGAAGCGCCGGGAGGGGACGTCGCTGCTGCGCGGCATCATGCACTGCGGAGTCTGCGGCGAGCGCATGTACACCTTCAGCGGGCGCAACGGCCAGCTCCGGTACCGGTGCATCGGCCCCCTGAAGTACCGCCAGCGGGCGGCCAGGGGGGAGGAGAAGCAGGGCGTGAAGTGCTACGGGCCGACCGTGGCGGGGGTGACCACCGAGGAGTACGTCACCGAGCAGTTCCTCACGAAGTACGGGCACCTCTCCGTGATGCGGATGGTCCAGGAGGTGGGCGAGGACTTCCGGCCCCAGATCAGACAGGCTGAGGAAGCGTTGGCCGACCTGCAAAAGGATCGCTACGACCGGGGCCTGTTCAAGGGCGACGACGGAGCGATCCGGTACGCGGAGCAGTACGCCAAGCTGGAAGAGCGACTGGTGACTCTGAAGGAGAGGCAGCGAACGGCGAAGCCTGGCGGAGTGAAGGCGGAGCCGACCGGAGAGACCCACGCCGAGCAGTGGAAGCGCTCGGACGTGGCTGGTAAGCGAGATCTGCTGTTGAACGCGGGCGGCTACGTGGAGGTGGCACCCGCGCGGCGTGGCGGCAAGAAGCTGGACACGTCGCGTCTATCGGTCTACTTCGGCGAGGAGGGGCACATGCGGCGGGCGGCAGCGGCGAAGGAGAGCGAACGGGAAACCGAGGTGGCTGACAGCCAGGTCTGA
- a CDS encoding DNA repair helicase XPB, translating to MSCLIVQSDKTLLLEVDHEQADACRRAIAPFAELERAPEHIHTYRLTPLGLWNARAAGHDAEQVVDALVQYSRYPVPHALLVDIAETMDRYGRLTLSKDPAHGLVLTTTDRPVLEEILRSKRVAPLVGVRIDPDTVAVHPSERGQIKQTLLKLGWPAEDLAGYVDGEAHAIELDEDGWALRPYQKQAVENFWHGGSGVVVLPCGAGKTLVGAGAMAQAKATTLILVTNTVSARQWKHELVKRTSLTEEEIGEYSGTRKEIRPVTIATYQVLTTRRKGVYPHLELFDSRDWGLILYDEVHLLPAPVFKFTADLQARRRLGLTATLVREDGRESDVFSLIGPKRFDAPWKEIEAQGYIAPADCVEVRVNLTDAERLAYATAEAEEKYRFCATTATKRKVTEALVRRFAGQQILVIGQYIDQLDELGEHLGAPVIKGETTNAQREKLFDAFRQGEISVLVVSKVANFSIDLPEATVAIQVSGTFGSRQEEAQRLGRVLRPKADGHQAHFYSVVARDTLDQDFAAHRQRFLAEQGYAYRIMDADELLAEG from the coding sequence GTGTCCTGCCTAATCGTCCAGTCCGACAAAACTCTGCTCCTGGAGGTCGACCACGAGCAGGCCGACGCGTGCCGTCGGGCCATCGCTCCGTTCGCGGAGCTGGAGCGGGCGCCGGAGCACATCCACACCTACCGGCTGACGCCGCTGGGGCTGTGGAACGCCCGGGCGGCCGGGCACGACGCGGAGCAGGTGGTGGACGCGCTCGTGCAGTACAGCCGCTATCCGGTGCCGCACGCGCTGCTGGTGGACATCGCCGAGACGATGGACCGCTACGGCCGGCTGACGCTGAGCAAGGACCCGGCGCACGGGCTGGTGCTGACCACCACCGACCGGCCGGTGCTGGAGGAGATCCTGCGTTCCAAGCGGGTGGCCCCGCTGGTCGGGGTGCGGATCGACCCGGACACGGTCGCCGTGCACCCCTCCGAGCGCGGTCAGATCAAGCAGACGCTGCTGAAGCTGGGCTGGCCCGCCGAGGATCTCGCCGGGTACGTCGACGGCGAGGCGCACGCGATCGAGCTGGACGAGGACGGCTGGGCGCTGCGGCCGTACCAGAAGCAGGCGGTGGAGAACTTCTGGCACGGCGGGAGCGGGGTCGTGGTCCTGCCCTGCGGGGCGGGCAAGACGCTGGTCGGCGCGGGCGCCATGGCGCAGGCGAAGGCGACGACGCTGATCCTGGTGACGAACACGGTCTCGGCCCGGCAGTGGAAGCACGAGCTGGTGAAGCGGACGTCGCTGACCGAGGAGGAGATCGGCGAGTACAGCGGGACGCGCAAGGAGATCCGTCCCGTCACCATCGCCACCTACCAGGTGCTGACGACGCGCCGCAAAGGCGTCTACCCGCACCTGGAGCTGTTCGACTCGCGCGACTGGGGGCTGATCCTCTACGACGAGGTGCATCTGCTGCCGGCGCCGGTCTTCAAGTTCACGGCGGATCTCCAGGCGCGCCGGCGGCTGGGTCTGACGGCGACCCTGGTCCGTGAGGACGGCCGTGAGTCGGACGTGTTCTCCCTGATCGGCCCGAAGCGGTTCGACGCTCCGTGGAAGGAGATCGAGGCGCAGGGGTACATCGCGCCCGCGGACTGCGTGGAGGTCCGGGTGAACCTGACCGACGCCGAGCGGCTGGCGTACGCGACGGCGGAGGCGGAGGAGAAGTACCGCTTCTGCGCGACGACCGCGACGAAGCGCAAGGTGACGGAGGCGCTCGTGCGGCGCTTCGCCGGGCAGCAGATCCTGGTCATCGGCCAGTACATCGACCAGCTGGACGAGCTGGGCGAGCACCTGGGCGCCCCCGTGATCAAGGGCGAGACCACCAACGCGCAGCGCGAGAAGCTCTTCGACGCGTTCCGGCAGGGCGAGATCAGCGTGCTGGTGGTGTCGAAGGTCGCGAACTTCTCGATCGACCTGCCGGAGGCGACGGTCGCCATCCAGGTGTCGGGCACCTTCGGCTCGCGCCAGGAGGAGGCGCAGCGGCTCGGCCGGGTGCTGCGTCCCAAGGCGGACGGCCATCAGGCGCACTTCTATTCGGTGGTGGCCCGCGACACCCTCGACCAGGACTTCGCGGCGCACCGTCAGCGGTTCCTGGCGGAACAGGGCTACGCCTACCGGATCATGGACGCGGACGAGCTGCTGGCGGAGGGCTGA
- a CDS encoding HelD family protein codes for MREDAESLDIRDVTANWVNAQILERQIGERIKALADLSDTPLFFGRLDYLHAPGADRAEGAEGERFYIGRRHVHDADGDPMVVDWRAPVSQPFYRASKKDPMDVGLRRRFGYTRGDITAYEDEHLSDPGDPSVAAATSRLLQQEIERPRVGPMRDIVATIQPEQDEIVRSGLGGTVCVQGGPGTGKTAVGLHRVAYLLYAHRERLARTGTLVIGPNKSFLRYIEQVLPALGELTVRQGTVDDLVAHVEVRGADDAAAAVVKGDARMAQVLRRALYAHVGTPDEPVVVVRGSRRWRVPAYEVQEMVGELLDRDMRYGAAREALPRRIAHAVLVQMERSGEAPDDRVQDAVARDGAVKAAVKQVWPAVDPAKLVLRLLTDADFLAAHARGVLSEEEQKTILWAKPVRSVRSARWSAADAVLIDEATDLVERTHSLGHVVLDEAQDLSPMQYRAVGRRCTTGSATVLGDLAQGTTPWATRSWEEALAHLGKADAVVEELTAGFRVPTDVIAYASRLLPHIAPGLAPVASVRENPGFFEVRQVSGVAEVVAACEESLRHEGSTGLIAADARIPALARALTAAGVAHLSPGEETTAENRLTLVPASLAKGLEYDYVVLDEPRAVVDGEPDGRTGLRRLYVALTRAVSGLTVTHEDALPPELG; via the coding sequence ATGCGCGAGGACGCGGAGTCCCTCGACATCCGTGACGTGACCGCGAACTGGGTCAACGCGCAGATCCTGGAGCGCCAGATCGGGGAGCGCATCAAGGCGCTCGCCGACCTCAGCGACACCCCGCTGTTCTTCGGGCGGCTGGACTACCTGCACGCTCCCGGCGCGGACCGGGCGGAGGGGGCCGAGGGCGAGCGCTTCTACATCGGGCGGCGCCATGTGCACGACGCGGACGGCGACCCGATGGTCGTCGACTGGCGTGCGCCGGTCTCGCAGCCGTTCTACCGGGCGTCCAAGAAGGACCCGATGGACGTGGGGCTGCGCCGCCGCTTCGGCTACACGCGCGGGGACATCACCGCCTACGAGGACGAGCACCTCTCCGACCCCGGCGACCCGTCGGTGGCCGCGGCCACGAGCAGGCTGCTCCAGCAGGAGATCGAGCGGCCGCGCGTCGGCCCGATGCGCGACATCGTCGCCACGATCCAGCCCGAGCAGGACGAGATCGTGCGCAGCGGGCTGGGCGGGACGGTCTGTGTGCAGGGCGGTCCGGGCACCGGGAAGACGGCCGTGGGCCTGCACCGGGTGGCCTATCTGCTGTACGCCCACCGGGAGCGGCTGGCGCGCACGGGCACGCTGGTGATCGGGCCGAACAAGTCCTTCCTGCGGTACATCGAGCAGGTGCTGCCCGCGCTGGGCGAGCTGACGGTCCGCCAGGGCACGGTGGACGACCTGGTGGCGCACGTGGAGGTGCGGGGCGCGGACGACGCGGCGGCGGCGGTCGTCAAGGGCGACGCGAGGATGGCGCAGGTGCTGCGCCGGGCGCTGTACGCGCACGTGGGCACGCCGGACGAGCCGGTCGTCGTGGTGCGCGGCTCGCGGCGCTGGCGGGTTCCGGCGTACGAGGTGCAGGAGATGGTGGGCGAGCTGCTCGACCGGGACATGCGGTACGGCGCCGCGCGCGAGGCGCTGCCGCGGCGCATCGCGCACGCCGTGCTGGTGCAGATGGAGCGCTCGGGCGAGGCCCCGGACGACCGGGTGCAGGACGCCGTGGCCCGCGACGGCGCGGTGAAGGCGGCCGTGAAGCAGGTGTGGCCGGCCGTGGATCCGGCGAAGCTGGTGCTGCGGCTCCTCACGGACGCGGACTTCCTCGCCGCCCACGCGCGGGGCGTGCTGAGCGAGGAGGAGCAGAAGACGATCCTGTGGGCGAAGCCGGTGCGGTCGGTGAGGTCGGCCAGGTGGTCGGCGGCGGACGCGGTGCTGATCGACGAGGCGACGGATCTCGTCGAGCGCACCCACTCGCTCGGTCATGTGGTGCTGGACGAGGCGCAGGACCTGTCGCCGATGCAGTACCGGGCGGTGGGCCGGCGCTGCACGACGGGTTCGGCGACCGTGCTGGGCGACCTGGCGCAGGGCACGACGCCCTGGGCGACCCGCAGCTGGGAGGAGGCCCTCGCCCACCTGGGCAAGGCGGACGCGGTGGTCGAGGAGCTGACGGCCGGTTTCCGGGTGCCGACGGACGTCATCGCGTACGCCTCGCGGCTGCTGCCGCACATCGCGCCGGGCCTGGCCCCGGTCGCCTCCGTCCGGGAGAACCCCGGTTTCTTCGAGGTGCGGCAGGTCTCCGGGGTCGCGGAGGTCGTCGCGGCGTGCGAGGAGTCGCTGCGCCACGAGGGCTCGACGGGGCTGATCGCGGCCGACGCGCGGATCCCGGCCCTGGCCCGGGCGCTGACGGCGGCCGGTGTCGCGCATCTGTCCCCGGGCGAGGAGACGACGGCGGAGAACCGTCTCACCCTGGTCCCGGCCTCGCTCGCGAAGGGCCTGGAGTACGACTACGTCGTCCTCGACGAGCCGCGGGCCGTGGTCGACGGGGAGCCCGACGGGCGGACGGGGCTGCGCCGGCTGTACGTGGCCCTCACCCGTGCGGTGTCGGGCCTGACCGTGACCCACGAGGACGCGCTCCCGCCCGAGCTGGGCTGA
- a CDS encoding copper homeostasis protein CutC, whose amino-acid sequence MSKRAVLEVIALDVEDAVAAQAGGADRLELVTDMAADGLTPPVAVLTGIRAAVDLSLRVMVRLADGFAAGAANDVDRLVRTAGELRAAGADEFVLGFLDAHGCVDLTAVERVVAELDGCPWTFHRALDHAADRDAVRKQLDGLPGLDTYLTAGSADGVDAGLPTLLAEAARHTEPGYEQQLLVGGGLRLGHVPRLRAAGLNAFHIGGAARPHGWTGPVSERSVRQWRRTLDAAQPE is encoded by the coding sequence ATGAGCAAGCGTGCAGTTCTGGAGGTGATCGCCCTCGACGTCGAGGACGCGGTCGCCGCCCAGGCCGGAGGCGCGGACCGCCTCGAACTGGTCACCGACATGGCCGCCGACGGACTCACCCCGCCGGTCGCCGTGCTCACCGGGATCCGGGCCGCCGTGGACCTCTCCCTGCGCGTCATGGTGCGCCTCGCCGACGGCTTCGCCGCGGGCGCCGCGAACGACGTCGACCGCCTCGTGCGGACCGCCGGCGAGCTGCGCGCCGCAGGCGCCGACGAGTTCGTGCTCGGCTTCCTCGACGCGCACGGCTGCGTCGACCTCACCGCGGTCGAGCGCGTCGTCGCCGAACTCGACGGCTGCCCCTGGACGTTCCACCGCGCCCTCGACCACGCCGCCGACCGCGACGCCGTGCGCAAACAGCTGGACGGCCTGCCCGGACTGGACACCTACCTCACCGCCGGCTCCGCCGACGGCGTCGACGCCGGACTGCCCACCCTGCTCGCCGAGGCGGCCCGGCACACCGAGCCGGGCTACGAACAGCAACTCCTCGTCGGCGGCGGCCTGCGCCTCGGCCATGTGCCCCGGCTGCGCGCCGCCGGCCTGAACGCCTTCCACATCGGCGGCGCGGCCCGCCCCCACGGCTGGACCGGCCCGGTGTCGGAACGCTCCGTCCGCCAATGGCGCCGAACCCTGGACGCCGCACAGCCGGAGTGA
- a CDS encoding HD domain-containing protein, which yields MADLDVLRTRFSHALEGVRTAAGGPDPRPYADALLARWQEPHRRYHTLAHLTAVLDHVDELAAHAADPDVVRLAAWFHDAVYLPDRSENEERSARLAERALAEAGAPPERTAEVARLVRLTVTHDPADDDPDGQVLCDADLAILAAPPAAYAAYTAAVRAEYHFVPGDAFRTGRADVLRQLLSLPRLFRTPYGSRTWEETARYNLRGELELLTS from the coding sequence ATGGCCGATCTCGACGTCCTGCGCACCCGTTTCAGCCACGCCCTGGAGGGCGTGCGGACCGCCGCGGGCGGCCCCGACCCGCGTCCCTACGCCGACGCCCTCCTCGCCCGCTGGCAGGAGCCGCACCGCCGCTACCACACGCTCGCGCACCTCACCGCGGTCCTCGACCACGTCGACGAGCTGGCCGCACACGCCGCCGACCCCGACGTCGTCCGGCTGGCGGCCTGGTTCCACGACGCCGTCTACCTGCCGGACCGCTCCGAGAACGAGGAGCGCTCCGCCCGGCTCGCCGAGCGGGCCCTCGCCGAGGCGGGCGCGCCGCCCGAGCGGACGGCCGAGGTCGCGCGGCTCGTCCGGCTCACCGTCACCCACGACCCGGCCGACGACGACCCCGACGGCCAGGTCCTGTGCGACGCCGACCTCGCGATCCTCGCCGCCCCGCCGGCCGCCTACGCCGCCTACACGGCCGCCGTCCGCGCGGAGTACCACTTCGTCCCCGGCGACGCCTTCCGCACCGGCCGCGCGGACGTCCTGCGCCAACTGCTCTCACTGCCGCGCCTGTTCAGGACGCCGTACGGGAGCAGGACGTGGGAGGAGACGGCCCGGTACAACCTGCGGGGCGAACTGGAGCTGCTGACCTCATGA
- a CDS encoding DUF4031 domain-containing protein, with product MTVYIDPPDWPGHGRMWSHLVSDVSYAELHAFADRSGVPRRAFERDLPHSRLRSSGGTPIDIPSHRYAELVAAGAVEVSSREVVRLLTAAGLRRRKHGGVSG from the coding sequence ATGACCGTCTACATCGACCCGCCGGACTGGCCGGGGCACGGCCGGATGTGGTCCCACCTCGTCAGCGACGTCTCGTACGCCGAACTGCACGCCTTCGCCGACCGGTCGGGCGTGCCGCGCCGCGCCTTCGAGCGCGACCTCCCCCACTCTCGGCTTCGCTCGAGCGGGGGGACCCCCATCGACATCCCCTCCCACCGCTACGCCGAGCTGGTGGCGGCCGGCGCGGTCGAGGTGAGCAGCCGGGAGGTGGTGCGGCTGCTGACGGCGGCCGGCCTGCGCCGGCGCAAGCACGGCGGCGTCAGCGGGTGA
- the murQ gene encoding N-acetylmuramic acid 6-phosphate etherase: MTSSPDPQELRAALETLTTEAFRPDLSEIDRLPTLDIARLMNGEDAGVPAAVAARLPEIAAVVDAVAERMARGGRLVYAGAGTAGRLGVLDASECPPTFGTDPGQVLGVLAGGPSALVSAVEGAEDSPELAEADLAALSLTPDDTVVGVSASGRTPYALGAVRYARSRGALTVGLACNAGSALAAAADHGIEVVVGPELLAGSTRLKAGTAQKLVLNMISTITMMRLGKTFGNLMVDVRATNDKLRARSRRIVALATGAADDTVETALTAAGGEVKNAILIVLTGVDGPAAARLLEESGGHLRAALAAAGG, from the coding sequence ATGACCTCCAGCCCGGACCCCCAGGAACTGCGCGCCGCGCTCGAGACGCTGACCACCGAGGCGTTCCGCCCCGACCTGTCGGAGATCGACCGCCTGCCCACCCTGGACATCGCCCGCCTCATGAACGGCGAGGACGCGGGCGTGCCCGCCGCCGTGGCCGCCCGGCTGCCGGAGATCGCCGCCGTCGTCGACGCCGTCGCCGAACGGATGGCGCGCGGCGGACGCCTGGTCTACGCCGGCGCGGGCACCGCCGGACGGCTCGGCGTGCTCGACGCCTCCGAATGCCCGCCGACCTTCGGCACCGACCCCGGCCAGGTCCTCGGGGTGCTCGCCGGGGGGCCGTCGGCCCTGGTGAGCGCCGTCGAGGGCGCCGAGGACTCCCCGGAGCTGGCCGAGGCGGACCTCGCCGCCCTGTCGCTCACGCCCGACGACACCGTGGTCGGCGTCTCCGCCTCGGGCCGCACCCCGTACGCCCTGGGCGCCGTGCGGTACGCGCGTTCGCGGGGCGCGCTGACCGTGGGCCTGGCCTGCAACGCGGGCAGCGCGCTGGCCGCGGCCGCCGACCACGGCATCGAGGTGGTCGTGGGGCCCGAACTGCTCGCCGGCTCCACCCGGCTGAAGGCCGGCACCGCGCAGAAGCTGGTGCTGAACATGATCTCGACCATCACGATGATGCGGCTGGGCAAGACCTTCGGGAACCTGATGGTCGACGTCCGCGCCACCAACGACAAGCTGCGCGCCCGCTCCCGGCGGATCGTCGCCCTGGCGACGGGCGCGGCGGACGACACGGTCGAGACGGCTCTCACGGCCGCCGGCGGGGAGGTCAAGAACGCGATCCTGATCGTGCTGACCGGCGTGGACGGGCCCGCGGCCGCCCGCCTTCTGGAGGAGTCCGGGGGCCATCTGCGCGCCGCGCTCGCCGCCGCGGGCGGCTGA